Proteins encoded within one genomic window of Saccharomyces mikatae IFO 1815 strain IFO1815 genome assembly, chromosome: 15:
- the MPC54 gene encoding Mpc54p (similar to Saccharomyces cerevisiae MPC54 (YOR177C); ancestral locus Anc_6.69): MPKDITYSDSFEEFNNSNTLAVSPYKDIFFKEMTPSKPNVRFGDDDVNIFDQRKKVNEINKNSSIKRTFQTSTSTTTTPNKSSLKSPKSKKTSKDIFNYGNKSETREETFKDVNDAVNRCYALCNIPTKHISIKSISDLAQTFETLAVGITHETNRKAECERSKNAIDSLYYHEQLEKKELNEKSLQMAIDHLLKVTKQNLRQADDNNKLKDTEVLKSFIEEIEEVDDNKISINSLEQQLFEEKTANNILRRDYYKLQERGRRLCHDFQDLQDDYSKQMKQKEYEVQKLKNEIKTLLCMNDNLKADRTLLSQKEKQYFQKCTYIEKYMNHVKEEYNRKENECNKLKYIIDKSMKRIEHLERSLQSQSTVQNSFSTATILEEGSKDIDLEDRYHKVKEFMEQKLQTSKIHDSSCSETEALDNVLGLIENTMKKLDKNNKYVPTTAKKCIKYVTGSSRFDENEHITN; this comes from the coding sequence ATGCCAAAAGATATAACATATAGCGACTCCTTCGAGGAATTTAACAACAGCAATACCCTCGCGGTTTCTCCTTATAAggatatatttttcaaagaaatgacACCGTCCAAGCCAAATGTGAGATTTGGGGATGATGATGTTaacatttttgatcaacgaaaaaaagtaaacgaaatcaacaaaaatagCTCCATTAAAAGGACGTTTCAAACGTCAACAAGCACTACTACTACGCCCAATAAGTCCAGCTTAAAGTCAccaaaaagtaaaaaaacttcaaaagacATTTTTAATTATGGTAATAAGTCAGAAACGAGGGAAGAAACATTCAAAGATGTCAATGATGCAGTTAACCGTTGTTATGCACTTTGTAACATTCCCACCAAGCATATTTCGATAAAGAGTATTTCTGACTTGGCACAAACCTTTGAAACCCTTGCTGTGGGTATAACTCATGAAACAAATAGAAAAGCAGAATGTGAGCGGAGCAAAAACGCAATAGATTCTTTGTACTATCATGAACAgctggaaaaaaaggaactCAATGAGAAAAGCCTTCAAATGGCAATCGATCACCTGCTTAAAGTAACAAAGCAAAACTTGAGACAAGCcgatgataataacaaGCTGAAAGATACAGAAGTACTCAAAAGTTTTATTGAGGAAATTGAAGAGGTTGACGATAATAAAATTTCGATCAACAGCTTAGAACAGCAGctgtttgaagaaaaaacagcGAATAACATTCTGAGAAGAGACTATTATAAACTCCAGGAACGTGGTAGACGTTTATGTCATGACTTTCAGGATTTACAGGATgattattcaaaacaaatgaagcaaaaagaatatgagGTGCAGAAACTAAAGAATGAAATTAAAACTCTTTTGTGCATGAATGATAACTTAAAGGCAGACAGAACACTTCTCTCACAGAAAGAGAAACagtattttcaaaaatgtaCCTATATTGAGAAATACATGAACCATGTCAAGGAAGAGTATAATagaaaagagaatgaaTGCAACAAACTGAAATATATTATTGACAAAAGcatgaaaagaatagagCATCTGGAAAGGTCGCTACAATCCCAAAGTACTGTTCAAAACAGTTTCTCGACTGCTACGATTTTAGAAGAAGGCTCAAAAGATATTGATTTGGAGGATCGTTATCATAAAGTCAAAGAGTTCATGGAACAAAAGCTACAAACCTCCAAAATTCATGACTCTTCCTGCTCTGAAACAGAGGCACTTGACAATGTACTTGGGCTAATTGAAAATACTATGAAAAAGTTGgacaaaaataataagtaTGTCCCAACTACGGCAAAAAAATGCATAAAGTATGTTACTGGCTCATCAagatttgatgaaaatgagcATATAACAAATTGA
- the GAC1 gene encoding protein phosphatase regulator GAC1 (similar to Saccharomyces cerevisiae PIG1 (YLR273C) and GAC1 (YOR178C); ancestral locus Anc_6.70), translated as MVIQSATELSPRKTRPSFPHRNLIKSMSDNRISRPSPPPIRKLKSSLKICHPEPITRSKSEVFLTSPEKNVRFAIELTTVKRFDKNAEPSSISNENSPTLSPVDNATMIDDIQLFNNEDCWFNDSSLVTNLLKNEKKFRYMNSLSNMFKLDLYDSEDEDDIDERSNGQTGYCYTYESASSRGKLPNKSVDPSATTSLASQATNICDWKLHCTDLVPFKTAPPLFTKTLSPSDLQGQLTQYFNGQNIKLHSLTQPNEDTSKITGLIFVKNMSFEKYLEIKFTFNSWKDIHYVTANFNKTINANIDEFKFTIDLNSLKYILLIKKIITMENNTSSCPLNIELCCRYDVNNETFYDNNNGKNYHLFITTFKKDKETEEKQKASVVIETASQKNAAISSTDIKSRFVSSNPTLSKFLPQSRKFSENTDYYNTSPLKHLYHNDTTSFVKPKRLNVVLDKIDNSTTSSPPLAGNTGSDKITMNQNTAPTPTAPTTSNSIDLPVLGSQHQSLYSGSSSYSSSSSSISSSLSFASSNNSSTNSSSASCSFPLTELDNFDYADLYEPNDTFTAANLFNHSLNSLIPETSTPSIFGDFGNTNTIINNNHNSFDTSLDDSYEDKQSVVTDTTIDDNTKTSTTNNSTDTLIKPSKENGGLKENKLITNNTSSPSSQNHMSTNINEHSNENNDLKYINYQSLLDSHRFYNHPSSPNLQSITLSRTVPLSGISQSSEFFDCECESSDSNQIAGELDNESLHPDENDNSVCLSDDALIDHHGNNNPFVNNFGSSPPTLSQEVDRWQL; from the coding sequence ATGGTAATACAATCTGCTACGGAATTATCGCCACGGAAGACAAggccttcttttcctcatcgcaatttgataaaaagcATGTCTGATAACCGCATAAGCCGCCCCTCTCCCCCTCCCATTAGGAAGTTGAAGTCTTCCTTGAAAATATGTCATCCAGAACCTATTACAAGATCCAAGTCAGAAGTTTTCTTAACTTCACCTGAGAAAAACGTTCGTTTTGCAATTGAATTGACAACCGTTAaaagatttgataaaaatgcGGAACCAAGTTCAATCTCAAACGAGAACTCACCCACTCTGTCTCCAGTTGATAACGCTACCATGATCGATGACATCCAATTATTCAACAACGAGGACTGCTGGTTCAATGATTCGTCCTTAGTCACTAACCTTCtaaagaatgaaaagaagtttCGTTATATGAATTCCCTAAGCAATATGTTCAAGCTAGATTTATATGACTcggaagatgaagatgatattgatgaacGCAGCAATGGTCAAACAGGGTATTGCTATACTTATGAGTCGGCATCATCTAGAGGAAAACTTCCCAATAAGTCGGTGGATCCCTCTGCTACCACTTCCCTTGCCTCCCAGGCAACAAATATTTGCGACTGGAAACTTCACTGTACAGACTTGGTTCCCTTCAAGACAGCACCTCCTTTGTTCACCAAAACTTTATCGCCTTCCGATCTACAAGGCCAGTTAACACAATATTTTAATGGccaaaatatcaaattGCATTCTCTTACTCAGCCAAATGAAGATACAAGTAAAATTACAGGGCTTATATTTGTTAAAAACATgagttttgaaaagtatttGGAGATAAAGTTCACGTTCAACTCATGGAAAGATATTCATTACGTTACTGccaatttcaataaaacaataaatGCCAACATTGACGAATTTAAATTTACCATTGATCTGAATAGTTTGAAGTATATTTTACtcatcaagaaaattatcACCATGGAGAATAACACAAGTAGCTGCcctttgaatattgaacTATGTTGTAGATATGACGTCAATAACGAAACATTCTATgacaataataatggtaAAAACTACCACCTTTTTATAACGACCTTCAAAAAGGACAAGGAAACGGAAGAGAAGCAAAAAGCTTCTGTGGTTATTGAAACTGcttctcaaaaaaatgcagCCATTTCATCGACTGACATAAAGTCAAGATTCGTCTCCTCAAACCCAACTCTTTCGAAGTTTTTGCCTCAATCGAGAAAGTTTAGTGAGAACACAGATTACTATAATACATCTCCGCTGAAACATCTTTATCATAATGACACCACAAGCTTCGTTAAACCGAAAAGATTGAATGTGGTCTTAGATAAAATCGATAACTCTACAACTTCTTCTCCACCCTTGGCTGGCAACACAGGAAGTGATAAAATAACCATGAATCAAAACACAGCACCCACCCCCACAGCCCCCACTACCAGTAATAGTATTGACCTACCAGTATTAGGATCACAACATCAATCATTATATTCTGGCTCATCCTCTTACTCCtcatcgtcttcttcgATTTCTTCGTCATTATCATTTGCTTCCTCCAATAATTCCTCGAcaaattcatcttctgcCTCCTGTAGTTTCCCACTTACCGAGCTCGATAATTTTGATTATGCGGATTTGTATGAACCCAATGATACATTCACAGCAGCCAATTTGTTTAATCATTCATTAAATTCACTAATACCAGAGACTTCCACTCCATCAATCTTTGGAGATTTTGGAAATACTAATACTATCATTAATAATAACCACAACAGCTTCGATACTTCTTTGGATGATTCATATGAGGACAAACAAAGTGTTGTTACGGATACTACAATAGATGATAATACTAAAACGTCAACTACCAATAATTCCACAGACACACTAATTAAACCATCAAAGGAAAACGGGGGTTTGAAAGAGAATAAACTAATTACAAACAATACCAGCTCACCGTCCTCTCAGAATCACATGAGCACTAATATAAATGAACattcaaatgaaaataatgatctcaaatatatcaattACCAATCATTACTGGATTCTCATCGATTCTATAACCATCCTTCGTCGCCCAATCTGCAGTCTATTACGTTATCAAGAACAGTCCCCCTGTCAGGAATTAGCCAGAGttcagaattttttgattgtGAATGTGAGAGTAGTGATAGTAATCAAATAGCAGGAGAACTGGACAATGAATCATTACATCCggatgaaaatgataattcTGTATGCCTTAGTGATGATGCTTTGATTGATCATCACGGAAATAATAACCCGTTTGTGAATAATTTCGGCTCCTCTCCACCCACCCTTTCTCAAGAAGTTGATCGATGGCAGCTTTGA
- the SYC1 gene encoding cleavage polyadenylation factor subunit SYC1 (similar to Saccharomyces cerevisiae YSH1 (YLR277C) and SYC1 (YOR179C); ancestral locus Anc_6.74): MKKDLHKERTQRTIKLNNNQGDEADDLYLHIIQMFGCIQKTTAEDATKLLVLGDVEVEISIGSILIEWTKNSMVSETIANSILIMIIGLNTSEKNVLSESRLKERSDDAWRAQELQNLLQEQFGNSFSVDEKDEKKENAKNGSVTIGKSKAIIDFSTMKLVDCNSNPLKGRVESILDIGKKLTTPLC; the protein is encoded by the coding sequence atgaaaaaggatTTGCACAAGGAGAGAACTCAGCGAACAATTAAACTCAATAACAACCAAGGGGATGAAGCTGATGATCTCTACCTTCATATCATTCAAATGTTTGGCTGCATACAGAAAACTACTGCGGAAGATGCAACAAAGCTGCTAGTACTAGGCGACGTCGAAGTAGAAATATCAATCGGAAGCATTTTAATAGAATGgacaaaaaattcaatggtGAGTGAAACAATTGCCAATAGTATACTAATAATGATTATCGGATTGAATACAAGCGAGAAAAATGTGCTATCTGAATCAAGACTTAAAGAGAGAAGTGATGATGCTTGGAGGGCGCAAGAATTACAAAACCTATTACAGGAACAATTTGGGAATAGTTTCAGTGTCGACGAAAAAGacgagaaaaaagaaaatgcgAAAAATGGTAGTGTCACTATAGGTAAGAGCAAAGCTATAATAGATTTCTCCACCATGAAACTAGTTGACTGCAATTCGAATCCGCTCAAAGGGAGGGTGGAGAGTATACTCGATATTGGGAAAAAACTAACAACTCCATTATGCTAA
- the DCI1 gene encoding putative dodecenoyl-CoA isomerase DCI1 (similar to Saccharomyces cerevisiae DCI1 (YOR180C); ancestral locus Anc_6.75a), with protein sequence MLAYLISGYDMIRKASSIRPKSEVIIPAMNDRVRYKVEGHFFIIILNDPSHLNSLTFEDFVYIALLLKKANDTDSILFTVLQSSGKYFSSGGKFSAVNELNKEECTNEVKKISKLISAISSPNIFVANAFATHKKILVCCLNGPAIGLSASLVALCDIVYSQNDSVFLLFPFSNLGFVAEVGTSVTLTQKLGINSANEHMIFSTPVQFKELLGTIVTKNYQLTNTDTFNKKVLQDLKQDLEGLYPKSVLGMKELLHKEMKENLIKAQATETNGTLPFWASGEPFKRFQQLQKRNRRHRL encoded by the coding sequence ATGCTTGCTTATTTAATAAGTGGTTATGATATGATAAGAAAAGCTTCAAGTATAAGGCCCAAAAGTGAAGTAATTATACCAGCTATGAACGATCGTGTACGTTACAAGGTTGAAGGGCACTTTTTCATAATTATATTGAATGATCCAAGCCATTTGAACTCTTTGACTTTCGAAGATTTCGTATATATCGCATTATTACTAAAGAAGGCCAATGACACTGATTCTATATTGTTTACAGTTTTACAAAGCTCGGGAAAGTATTTTTCCTCAGGAGGCAAGTTTTCAGCAGTAAATGAGttgaacaaagaagagTGTACGAATgaagtgaagaaaatatcaaaactGATATCTGCTATATCTTCACCTAATATATTTGTAGCGAACGCATTCGCTActcataaaaaaattttggtcTGTTGCTTGAATGGACCCGCAATTGGTCTCAGCGCATCCTTGGTTGCCCTTTGTGACATTGTTTATTCGCAAAATGATTCTGtgttccttctttttcctttcagTAATCTTGGTTTTGTTGCAGAAGTGGGTACTTCAGTTACTTTGACTCAAAAACTGGGAATCAACTCTGCTAATGAACACATGATATTTAGTACACCAGTTCAATTTAAAGAGTTACTAGGAACTATTGTAACTAAAAATTACCAACTAACCAATACTGACACcttcaataaaaaagtcCTTCAAGACTTAAAACAGGATTTAGAGGGCCTTTACCCGAAAAGTGTACTAGGTATGAAGGAATTGCTACACAAAGAAATGAAGGAGAATCTTATCAAAGCGCAGGCAACGGAGACCAATGGTACCTTGCCTTTCTGGGCAAGCGGCGAACCTTTTAAAAGATTCCAACAGCTTCAGAAGCGTAATAGACGTCACAGGTTATGA
- the LAS17 gene encoding actin-binding protein LAS17 (similar to Saccharomyces cerevisiae LAS17 (YOR181W); ancestral locus Anc_6.81): MGLLNSSDKEIIKRALPKASNKIIDVAVARLYIAYPNKNDWQYTGLSGALALVDDLVGNTFFLKLVDISGHRGVIWDQELYVNFEYYQDRTFFHTFEMEECFAGLLFVDINEASHFLKRVQKRERYANRKTLLNKNAISLTKKVREEERSQVVHGPRGESLIDNQRKRYNYENVDTIPTTKHKAPPPPPPTAETFDSDQASSFSDINSTTTSAPTTPAPVPPASPEVKKEATHSKHSLPPLPNQFTPLPDPPHHNDSSQDSTPSQSQSNPFPFPILESSPVQSATNPFPFPVPQQQFNQGPSMAISQQNRPLPQLPSRSNRPVPPPPPMRTTIGGAVNRPSPPAPPPRRGPAPPPPPHRHTTSTNLNSAGGNNLLPQATGRRGPAPPPPPRISRPTPNMPLQYNSQQYNKTNQPFGYQPDTQMSPQPSQPPPPMTTFNTLTSQIPAASVPSTIPLPQVSQMSTQTTNAPVAPPPPPAFLSQTQTSQSVPPAPVPPSLQSTTNSAPPPPPAFLTQHPLSTAAPAPPPPPQMPAASTPGGGSLTETTGDAGRDALLASIRGAGGIGALKKVDKSQLDKPSVLLQEARGEPVSSPAAAAGNGGTVGGPPASLADALAAALNKRKNKVGAEDDMDNGDDW; the protein is encoded by the coding sequence ATGGGACTTCTAAATTCTTCAGATAAAGAAATCATTAAGAGAGCACTTCCTAAAGCTTCGaacaaaattattgatgTGGCGGTGGCCAGACTTTACATTGCATATCCCAACAAGAACGATTGGCAGTACACTGGGCTCTCAGGAGCACTTGCTTTAGTAGATGATCTCGTGGGAaacacattttttttaaaattaGTTGACATCAGCGGCCATAGAGGAGTCATCTGGGACCAAGAATTGTACGTTAATTTCGAATACTATCAAGATcgtactttttttcacacATTTGAAATGGAAGAGTGCTTCGCAGGGCTATTGTTTGTTGATATTAATGAGGCATCGCACTTCCTTAAGAGAGTTCAAAAACGTGAGAGATATGCCAACAGAAAGACTTTGTTAAATAAAAACGCTATATCTTTAACCAAAAAAgtaagagaagaagaaaggtCTCAGGTAGTACATGGTCCAAGAGGGGAGTCATTAATTGacaatcaaagaaaaagatataaCTATGAAAACGTGGACACAATCCCGACTACAAAGCATAAAGCTCCTCCACCTCCTCCTCCTACAGCCGAGACATTTGATTCAGATCAAGCAAGTTCATTTTCTGACATTAACTCGACAACAACATCAGCACCCACTACTCCAGCTCCAGTTCCTCCAGCATCACCTgaagtaaaaaaagaagcaaCACATTCCAAACATAGCTTACCGCCTTTGCCAAACCAGTTTACACCATTACCAGATCCTCCACACCACAATGATTCTTCACAGGATAGCACTCCCTCACAATCTCAAAGTAATCCATTTCCATTTCCGATTCTCGAATCTTCCCCAGTTCAATCTGCAACAAACCCATTTCCATTTCCGGTACCTCAACAGCAATTTAATCAAGGGCCATCAATGGCAATTTCGCAGCAGAACAGACCTCTTCCCCAGCTGCCTAGTAGAAGTAATCGTCCCgtaccaccaccaccaccaatGCGTACTACTATCGGAGGTGCGGTTAATCGCCCATCTCCACCTGCACCTCCACCAAGGCGTGGGCCAGCACCTCCTCCTCCACCACATAGGCACACAACTAGTACTAATTTGAATTCTGCCGGAGGGAACAATCTCCTTCCACAAGCTACTGGAAGAAGAGGACCGGCACCACCTCCACCCCCAAGAATATCTCGCCCGACACCAAACATGCCCCTGCAATATAATTCACAACAGTACAACAAAACTAACCAACCCTTTGGATATCAACCAGATACTCAAATGTCACCTCAACCATCACAACCTCCTCCTCCAATGACAACGTTCAATACGTTAACATCGCAAATACCTGCTGCGAGTGTACCATCTACAATCCCCTTACCCCAAGTATCTCAGATGTCTACACAAACTACAAATGCGCCGGTAGCACCACCACCTCCTCCAGCATTTTTAAGCCAAACGCAGACATCTCAATCAGTTCCCCCAGCACCTGTTCCGCCATCATTACAATCGACCACGAATTCTGCACCTCCTCCTCCACCAGCATTCCTTACTCAACATCCCCTATCAACGGCTGCTCCTGCACCTCCACCACCACCTCAAATGCCAGCAGCATCAACACCGGGTGGCGGTTCACTTACTGAGACTACCGGAGATGCCGGACGTGATGCATTATTAGCGTCAATTAGAGGTGCAGGTGGAATAGGTGCcttgaaaaaagtagaTAAATCTCAGCTAGATAAACCTTCAGTCTTACTACAAGAGGCCCGCGGAGAACCAGTTTCATCACCAGCAGCCGCAGCAGGCAATGGCGGAACTGTAGGCGGACCCCCGGCTTCTTTAGCTGATGCATTGGCAGCAGCtttgaacaaaagaaaaaataaagtggGAGCTGAAGACGACATGGACAATGGAGATGACTGGTAA
- the RPS30B gene encoding 40S ribosomal protein eS30 (similar to Saccharomyces cerevisiae RPS30A (YLR287C-A) and RPS30B (YOR182C); ancestral locus Anc_6.83) — MAKVHGSLARAGKVKSQTPKVEKTEKPKKPKGRAYKRLLYTRRFVNVTLINGKRRMNPGPSVQ, encoded by the exons ATG GCTAAAGTTCACGGTTCTCTAGCTCGTGCTGGTAAGGTTAAGTCTCAAACTccaaaagttgaaaaaactgaaaagcCAAAGAAGCCAAAGGGTCGTGCTTACAAGAGATTATTGTACACCAGAAGATTCGTTAACGTTACCTTGATTAACGGTAAGAGAAGAATGAACCCAGGTCCATCAGTTCAATAG
- the SER1 gene encoding O-phospho-L-serine:2-oxoglutarate transaminase (similar to Saccharomyces cerevisiae SER1 (YOR184W); ancestral locus Anc_6.84) yields MSLEREEPQHFGAGPAQMPTSVLQQAAKDLINFNDIGLGIGEISHRSKDATKVIEDSKKHLIELLNIPDTHEVFYLQGGGTTGFSSVATNLAAAYVGKHGEIAQAGYLVTGSWSQKAYEEAKRLHVPAEVIFNAKDYNNGKFGTIPDESLWEDKIKGKKFSYVYLCENETVHGVEWPSLPKCLVEDPNIEIVADLSSDILSRKIDISQYGVIMAGAQKNIGLAGLTLYIVKKSILKNISGAPDETLHEMGVPITPIAFDYPTVVKNNSAYNTIPIFTLHVMDLVFQHILKKGGVEAQQAENEEKAKILYDALDSNPDFYTLPVDPKCRSKMNVVFTLKKDNLDDQFLKEAAARKLTGLKGHRSVGGFRASIYNALSVQAVQNLVDFVKEFAEKNA; encoded by the coding sequence ATGTCTTTGGAAAGAGAGGAGCCACAACATTTCGGAGCAGGGCCAGCTCAAATGCCCACATCGGTTTTGCAACAAGCAGCTAAGGACTTAATCAATTTTAATGACATAGGTTTGGGCATTGGCGAAATCTCCCACCGTTCGAAGGATGCCACCAAAGTTATTGAAGACTCTAAGAAGCACTTGATCGAACTGTTGAACATCCCTGACACCCACGAGGTGTTTTACTTGCAAGGGGGTGGTACTACTGGGTTTTCTTCTGTAGCTACCAATTTGGCAGCAGCTTATGTAGGCAAGCATGGAGAGATCGCACAGGCTGGTTACTTAGTCACTGGTAGTTGGTCTCAGAAAGCTTATGAAGAAGCAAAGAGATTGCATGTCCCAGCTGAAGTTATATTCAATGCTAAAGATTATAACAATGGTAAGTTTGGCACAATCCCAGATGAATCACTTTGGGAAGATAAAATCAAAGGCAAAAAGTTCTCATATGTGTACCTTTGTGAGAATGAAACTGTGCACGGTGTTGAATGGCCAAGTTTGCCAAAATGCTTGGTAGAAGACCCAAACATTGAAATTGTTGCCGACTTATCCAGTGACATTTTATCTCGTAAGATTGACATTTCTCAATATGGTGTCATTATGGCAGGCGCTCAAAAAAACATTGGTTTAGCAGGCTTAACCCTATATATCGTCAAGAAGTCTATTCTTAAGAATATTTCGGGCGCTCCTGATGAAACATTACATGAAATGGGGGTACCAATCACTCCTATTGCATTTGATTATCCAACAGTGGTGAAGAACAATTCTGCCTATAATACAATTCCAATTTTCACATTACATGTTATGGATCTTGTTTTCCAacatattttgaagaaaggcGGTGTTGAAGCACAACAAGcggaaaatgaagaaaaagccaAGATATTATATGACGCTTTAGATTCAAATCCAGACTTTTATACCCTTCCAGTGGATCCAAAATGTAGATCGAAAATGAACGTTGTTTTCACTCTTAAAAAAGATAATCTCGATgaccaatttttgaaagaggCAGCAGCTCGTAAACTAACGGGTTTAAAAGGACATCGTTCAGTTGGTGGATTCAGAGCCTCCATCTATAATGCACTTTCAGTTCAAGCAGTACAAAACTTGGTAGATTTTGTGAAGGAAtttgctgaaaaaaatgcctAA
- the GSP2 gene encoding Ran GTPase GSP2 (similar to Saccharomyces cerevisiae GSP1 (YLR293C) and GSP2 (YOR185C); ancestral locus Anc_6.90): protein MSAPVQNNAEVPTFKLVLVGDGGTGKTTFVKRHLTGEFEKKYIATIGVEVHPLSFYTNFGEIKFDVWDTAGQEKFGGLRDGYYINAQCAIIMFDVTSRITYKNVPNWHRDLVRVCENIPIVLCGNKVDVKERKVKAKTITFHRKKNLQYYDISAKSNYNFEKPFLWLARKLAGNPQLEFVASPALAPPEVQVDEQLMHQYQQEMDQATALPLPDEDDADL from the coding sequence aTGTCTGCACCTGTTCAAAACAATGCTGAAGTTCCCACCTTCAAGTTAGTTCTAGttggtgatggtggtacGGGTAAAACTACTTTTGTGAAGAGACACTTGACTGGtgagtttgaaaaaaaatacatcgCCACCATTGGAGTTGAAGTCCACCCTCTATCCTTTTACACCAACTTTGGTGAAATTAAGTTTGACGTCTGGGATACCGCTGgccaagaaaaatttggtGGCCTAAGAGATGGTTATTACATTAATGCTCAATGTGCGATTATTATGTTCGATGTCACCTCCAGAATCACTTACAAAAATGTTCCTAATTGGCATAGAGACTTGGTCCGTGTGTGTGAAAATATCCCGATAGTGTTATGTGGTAATAAAGTCGACGTCAAAGAGAGAAAGGTTAAGGCCAAAACAATCACCTTCCatagaaagaagaatttacAGTATTACGATATCTCTGCCAAATCCAActataattttgaaaagccATTCTTGTGGTTGGCGAGAAAGCTTGCCGGTAACCCACAATTGGAGTTTGTTGCCTCTCCTGCATTGGCTCCACCGGAAGTTCAAGTGGACGAGCAATTGATGCACCAGTACCAGCAAGAAATGGATCAAGCCACTGCTTTGCCTTTAcctgatgaagatgatgctGATTTATAA
- the SMKI15G3300 gene encoding uncharacterized protein (similar to Saccharomyces cerevisiae YOR186W and YLR297W; ancestral locus Anc_6.93), producing MTLISKVLDISKINTSFKDEGARDEILCDEHHPLEKGYFKTIMRAFSNSIKLGLRGNLGPKDTGIIFQSDDTPHDLTLEELKRQPVFIAISWFVLGLIITFLLICITLLLTSRYSDEKEDYVAEAVPSRNSNDEEMQLPPVTWLSST from the coding sequence ATGACTTTGATTTCAAAGGTCCTAGATATTTCTAAGATAAACACTTCCTTCAAGGACGAAGGTGCCCGAGATGAGATACTATGCGATGAGCATCACCCTCTCGAGAAGGGTTACTTCAAGACCATCATGCGAGCTTTTAGTAACAGCATTAAATTGGGTTTGAGGGGCAATCTGGGACCCAAAGACACAGGTATTATATTCCAGAGTGATGATACGCCACACGATCTCACACTGGAAGAACTTAAGCGGCAACCGGTCTTCATAGCCATTTCCTGGTTTGTGTTAGGTCTCATTATCACTTTTTTACTGATTTGCATCACGCTTTTGCTGACTTCACGATATTCTGACGAGAAGGAAGATTATGTTGCAGAAGCAGTGCCATCAAGAAATAGCAACGACGAGGAGATGCAGTTGCCCCCTGTAACATGGCTAAGTAGTACATAA